A single genomic interval of Alteromonas sp. BL110 harbors:
- the minC gene encoding septum site-determining protein MinC, translating into MTETCFRMKGTTLTSIVLEVIDFEPDNFEAQLSKKVASAPQFFTRSSLILHLIKPLSATEFELLVALCRRLQLQPMAVKGEVAELKPTINDLGLADVSQSKFTDSALRSQKESANNGTESGSNKAHSNERASQAQQHAAAEPPKSEPAPIAAPALKPAKVINRPVRSGQQVYAEGSDLVVTASVSEGAELLADGNIHVYGTLRGRALAGVKGNTGARVFCQSLDAELISIAGQFIMHDTVKGECWKKPAQVYLEEETLRIEPLA; encoded by the coding sequence ATGACAGAAACTTGCTTTCGCATGAAGGGCACTACGCTCACCAGTATTGTGTTAGAAGTAATAGATTTTGAGCCAGATAACTTCGAGGCTCAGTTATCTAAGAAAGTTGCGAGCGCGCCGCAGTTCTTTACCCGTTCCTCACTGATTTTGCATTTGATAAAGCCTTTGTCTGCTACCGAGTTTGAACTGCTAGTGGCACTTTGCCGTCGGTTGCAATTGCAGCCTATGGCGGTGAAAGGTGAAGTGGCAGAACTTAAACCGACCATTAATGATTTGGGATTAGCTGATGTAAGCCAAAGTAAATTTACAGATAGCGCTCTTCGTTCACAAAAAGAAAGCGCTAATAACGGCACGGAAAGCGGCAGCAACAAAGCCCATAGCAACGAGCGCGCGTCTCAGGCACAGCAGCATGCGGCTGCAGAGCCTCCTAAAAGTGAGCCAGCTCCCATAGCAGCCCCGGCACTTAAGCCAGCTAAAGTCATCAATCGACCTGTACGTTCTGGCCAGCAAGTTTATGCTGAAGGTAGTGATTTGGTGGTAACCGCGTCGGTAAGTGAAGGTGCTGAGCTATTGGCCGATGGTAACATTCATGTTTACGGTACGTTGCGCGGACGCGCGTTAGCTGGCGTTAAAGGCAACACGGGGGCTCGTGTATTTTGTCAGTCATTAGACGCAGAACTCATTTCAATTGCTGGGCAATTCATTATGCACGACACCGTAAAGGGTGAGTGCTGGAAGAAGCCTGCACAAGTGTATTTAGAAGAAGAAACATTACGTATAGAGCCGTTAGCTTAA
- the minD gene encoding septum site-determining protein MinD produces the protein MAKIIVVTSGKGGVGKTTSSAAISTGLALAGHKTVVIDFDVGLRNLDLIMGCERRVVYDFVNVINKEASLKQALIKDKRTENLFILPASQTRDKDALTVEGVQAVLDELKKDFEYIICDSPAGIEQGAQMALYFADEAIVVTNPEVSSVRDSDRILGILQSKSMRAEKGEPVKEHLLLTRYNPMRVESAEMLSVADVEEILAIPLLGVIPESESVLKASNQGQPVILDEEANAGQAYGDAVKRLLGETVPHRFLEAEKKGFFKRLLGGK, from the coding sequence ATGGCAAAGATTATCGTAGTAACCTCAGGAAAAGGTGGTGTAGGCAAAACTACATCGAGTGCAGCAATAAGTACGGGGCTTGCGTTAGCAGGTCATAAAACGGTAGTAATAGATTTCGATGTTGGCTTGCGAAACCTTGATCTTATAATGGGCTGTGAGCGCCGCGTTGTTTACGATTTTGTTAACGTGATCAACAAGGAAGCGTCACTTAAACAAGCGCTAATTAAAGATAAGAGAACGGAAAATCTTTTCATTCTTCCCGCTTCTCAAACCCGCGACAAGGATGCACTCACTGTAGAGGGTGTGCAAGCGGTATTAGACGAGCTTAAGAAAGACTTTGAGTACATCATTTGTGATTCACCAGCAGGTATCGAACAAGGTGCTCAAATGGCGCTGTATTTTGCTGACGAAGCCATTGTAGTAACCAACCCAGAAGTATCGTCGGTACGTGATTCAGATCGTATTTTAGGTATTTTACAAAGTAAATCGATGCGCGCAGAAAAAGGCGAACCGGTTAAAGAGCATCTGCTTCTTACTCGCTACAACCCAATGCGTGTAGAAAGTGCGGAAATGTTGAGTGTTGCCGATGTGGAAGAAATTTTGGCAATCCCACTTTTGGGGGTAATTCCAGAATCAGAATCAGTGCTTAAAGCGTCAAACCAAGGGCAGCCGGTTATTCTTGACGAAGAAGCTAATGCGGGACAAGCTTATGGTGACGCCGTTAAACGTCTGCTAGGCGAAACTGTTCCACATCGTTTCCTTGAAGCAGAAAAGAAAGGGTTCTTTAAGCGTCTTCTAGGAGGGAAGTAA
- the minE gene encoding cell division topological specificity factor MinE gives MGIFDLLKKKQKPSTAAVAKERLQIIVAHERKKRTEPDYLPMMQQEIIQVIRKYVSIADDQVSVQLDNNDECSVLELNVTLPEN, from the coding sequence ATGGGAATTTTCGACCTGCTCAAAAAGAAGCAAAAGCCGAGCACTGCCGCTGTAGCTAAGGAGCGGTTACAAATTATCGTTGCACATGAACGTAAAAAGCGTACCGAACCTGATTACTTGCCCATGATGCAGCAAGAAATTATCCAAGTGATTAGAAAATATGTTTCTATCGCGGATGATCAGGTGTCAGTTCAGCTCGATAATAATGACGAATGCAGCGTACTGGAGCTAAACGTAACGCTTCCGGAAAACTAG
- a CDS encoding polyphosphate kinase 2 family protein, with amino-acid sequence MSSPQQKTIVTLFNDFGRSRFKDKEEYKAQLSACQESLFHVQQSYYHQQKRALIIFEGWDASGKGGAIRRITEKLDPRSVNVFPVAAPTKEEREKHFLYRFWKQIPSPGKLTIFDRSHYGRVLVERVDELIPTAHWQRSYSEINEFEKTLSDNGVRIIKLFMHISADEQRERFEERLHNPFKRWKLTEEDLHNRRMREHYVEAINDMFEKTNTDYAPWHIINGEYKWQARVDVLATLVQALSEGVDITPPPLDEKLIAMASKQLDVNEKKLRSTDKE; translated from the coding sequence ATGAGTTCTCCCCAACAGAAAACTATAGTTACCTTGTTTAACGATTTTGGTCGTTCTCGATTTAAAGACAAGGAAGAATACAAAGCTCAGTTAAGCGCGTGTCAAGAATCACTTTTTCATGTCCAGCAATCTTACTATCACCAGCAGAAAAGAGCGCTTATCATTTTTGAAGGTTGGGATGCATCGGGCAAAGGTGGAGCCATACGACGTATCACAGAAAAATTAGATCCCCGTTCCGTGAATGTATTTCCGGTAGCTGCACCAACAAAAGAAGAGCGTGAAAAACATTTCCTTTATCGCTTTTGGAAGCAGATACCTTCGCCAGGTAAACTTACCATTTTTGATCGTTCCCACTATGGGCGAGTATTGGTAGAACGTGTTGATGAACTTATTCCAACCGCTCATTGGCAGCGCAGTTATAGCGAGATAAACGAATTTGAAAAAACGCTGAGCGATAATGGCGTTCGTATCATAAAGCTGTTTATGCATATCTCCGCCGATGAACAGCGCGAACGGTTTGAAGAGCGTTTACACAACCCGTTTAAGCGTTGGAAGCTTACCGAAGAAGATTTACACAATCGTCGCATGCGCGAACATTACGTTGAAGCTATCAACGATATGTTCGAGAAGACAAATACGGATTACGCTCCATGGCATATTATAAATGGAGAGTATAAATGGCAGGCGAGAGTTGACGTACTCGCCACTCTCGTCCAAGCATTAAGTGAAGGGGTAGATATTACCCCTCCCCCTTTAGATGAGAAGCTCATTGCTATGGCTTCAAAACAACTAGACGTTAATGAGAAAAAACTAAGAAGCACTGATAAAGAGTAA